The proteins below come from a single Sorghum bicolor cultivar BTx623 chromosome 4, Sorghum_bicolor_NCBIv3, whole genome shotgun sequence genomic window:
- the LOC110434744 gene encoding uncharacterized protein LOC110434744, with protein MKNGCSIMTDAWTDRKRRSIMNLCTNSADGTSFISSKEMSDVSHTSEVIFELVDKAIEDIGQENVVQVVTDNASNNMGAKKLLFEKRPNIFWTSCATHTINLMLQGIGNLARFKKVIEQAKAFTIFVYGHTRTLECMRHFTEGKEIVRPGVTRFASTFLTLSSILEKKDQLRKMVVHSRWDSLRDVKSKKEKDATAIILNPTFWKDVKQTVSVFEPLFRVLRLVDGDVKPSMGFIYGEILKAKREVKEALGNIESRFKEVIALVDKKMKGRLDSPLHLTAYLLNPHYSYANPSIFDEPTITEGFISCVETFYYHDEDKQDQAAHVELRKFQNREGPFNKKLARTFQNFDYNPASWWRLYGTEVPALQKMATRILSLTSSASGCERNWSGFEAIHTKRRNRLTTTRLNKLVYIQFNSKLLNRREKSSQKRSMMFFCLMKQLKFKDFCMRMEMIVH; from the exons ATGAAGAATGGGTGCTCCATTATGACTGATGCCTGGACAGATAGGAAGAGGAGAAGCATAATGAACCTGTGCACAAATTCTGCTGATGGAACAAGCTTTATCAGCTCAAAAGAGATGTCAGATGTGTCACACACAAGTGAGGTAATATTTGAACTAGTGGACAAAGCAATAGAAGACATTGGTCAGGAAAATGTTGTGCAAGTAGTAACAGATAATGCCTCTAACAACATGGGAGCAAAGAAGCTATTGTTTGAGAAGAGACCAAATATATTTTGGACCTCATGTGCAACTCACACAATTAATCTGATGCTCCAAGGAATTGGCAATCTTGCTCGGTTCAAGAAGGTAATTGAGCAAGCAAAGGCATTCACCATATTTGTGTATGGGCACACTAGAACATTGGAATGCATGAGACACTTCACTGAGGGGAAAGAAATAGTAAGGCCAGGAGTGACTAGGTTTGCTTCAACCTTTCTCACTTTGAGTAGCATACTAGAGAAGAAGGATCAGCTAAGAAAGATGGTGGTTCATAGTAGGTGGGACTCACTGAGAGATGTGAAATCGAAGAAAGAAAAAGATGCCACAGCAATTATATTGAATCCTACCTTCTGGAAGGATGTGAAGCAAACAGTGAGTGTTTTTGAGCCATTGTTTAGAGTTCTCCGTTTGGTTGATGGGGATGTAAAACCATCCATGGGTTTCATTTATGGAGAAATACTAAAGGCCAAGAGAGAGGTGAAGGAGGCCTTAGGAAATATTGAGTCTCGGTTCAAGGAGGTAATTGCTCTTGTTGACAAGAAGATGAAGGGGAGACTTGATTCACCATTGCATTTGACAGCTTATTTGCTGAATCCACACTATAGCTATGCTAATCCATCAATCTTTGATGAGCCCACAATAACAGAAGGATTCATTAGTTGTGTGGAGACCTTTTATTATCATGATGAGGATAAGCAAGATCAGGCTGCTCATGTTGAACTAAGAAAGTTTCAGAATAGGGAAGGACCATTTAACAAGAAGCTTGCAAGGACTTTCCAAAATTTTGATTACAATCCAG CATCATGGTGGCGCCTGTATGGAACTGAAGTACCAGCCTTACAAAAGATGGCAACAAGGATCCTTTCTTTAACATCAAGTGCATCTGGCTGTGAAAGAAACTGGAGCGGTTTTGAAGCG ATACACACTAAGAGGAGAAATAGGCTTACTACAACACGTCTCAACAAATTAGTCTACATTCAATTCAACTCCAAGCTGCTTAATAGGAGAGAAAAATCAAGTCAAAAAAGATCAATGATGTTCTTTTGTCTAATGAAACAACTGAAGTTCAAGGATTTCTGCATGAGAATGGAgatgattgtgcattag